One region of Solanum pennellii chromosome 6, SPENNV200 genomic DNA includes:
- the LOC107021971 gene encoding cation/H(+) antiporter 15-like: MGSQMMEPDDLVTYAKIFRHGQNDSSICMSIGKIQSNGGSILFHNTNPLDYSVPLLLSQLSLASLFILFTSTLLKPLGQPSNVIQIFGGLLLGPSFLGRIDGFIQLFYPYTSLIVIDAVALFGYMFFFFLIGVQIDPWILKRVEKKEFIIGVSTVATALVLSISSSFILIACRIHIDPSVAESLPVLATMSSVLGFPVIAHYLTELRMVNSDFGRMALSCSLVSNMFGFVIIAITSLSSQPTVEKFMFLQSITSGIGFTMFVFLVVRPLIIWNTQRNPPGEPLKQSFICMVFVGVLLSGFCSKALGLNLFYGPLVYGLAIPAGPPLGSALVEKLQFIVSWLFMPIYFVKTGLVTDIFSVKLKNYLVLQSIILVACFGKFLGAFISSMYNQVSLRDAISVGLVSNVQGVLELGMFKMMKQNEAIADEAFVVLCISLLIATAIVTPILKSLYNPHKRYAAHKNRNIQHMKPHSELRVLTCIHDQENVPSTINLLEALHPSNQSHMDIAMLHLIEMVGRAHPLLINHKLPLMMEHSNEASASKRIINAFKVFEKNFYETVTMHPFTAISPYVMMHDEVCTMALQRRASLVMIPFHKRLTSSTTSSVNQKRASKIGIKTMNDKILQTTPCSVAIIVDRSLVNTSRPILDAWSLYRVGVLFLGGPDDREALALGERMAGKQNISLTIVRLVLLHESGNHSNNSSDYERIQKMMDNEMLSEARRDMAGNYRVKYVEKLIRDGTGTAAVMRSMEDEYELIIVGRRHDSQSPLLLGLTDWVEESELGPVGDMFALEDSQSNSTILVVQQHNGG; this comes from the exons ATGGGTTCACAAATGATGGAACCAGATGACTTAGTAACGTATGCTAAAATATTTAGACATGGACAAAATGATTCATCAATTTGCATGTCAATTGGCAAAATTCAATCCAATGGTGGTTCCATCTTATTCCATAACACGAACCCATTAGATTACTCTGTTCCTCTCCTACTCTCTCAGCTCTCCTTGGCTTCCCTCTTCATTCTTTTCACTTCTACCCTCCTCAAACCCCTCGGTCAACCATCTAATGTCATTCAAATTTTT GGTGGCTTACTACTAGGTCCGTCCTTTCTAGGACGAATTGATGGATTCATACAGCTTTTCTATCCTTACACAAGTCTGATAGTTATCGATGCTGTTGCATTATTTGGTTatatgttcttcttcttcttgattgGAGTGCAAATAGATCCTTGGATTCTCAAAAGAGTTGAGAAGAAAGAATTCATAATTGGTGTATCAACTGTAGCAACTGCTCTTGTGCTAAGTATCAGTTCCTCTTTTATTCTCATAGCTTGTCGTATACATATTGATCCATCAGTAGCTGAATCACTACCTGTACTAGCTACAATGTCTTCTGTACTCGGATTCCCAGTCATCGCTCACTATCTCACCGAGCTTAGGATGGTCAATTCTGATTTTGGAAGGATGGCACTTTCTTGTTCACTTGTTAGCAATATGTTTGGGTTTGTAATCATAGCTATCACCAGCCTATCAAGTCAACCAACCGTCGAGAAATTCATGTTTCTACAAAGCATTACTTCTGGTATAGGATTTACCATGTTTGTATTTCTTGTTGTGAGACCTCTAATTATATGGAACACGCAAAGAAATCCTCCAGGAGAGCCATTGAAACAAAGTTTCATTTGTATGGTATTTGTTGGGGTCTTGCTCTCTGGATTTTGCAGCAAGGCTTTAGGACTAAACCTCTTCTACGGGCCACTAGTTTACGGTCTAGCCATACCTGCTGGACCACCACTAGGCTCTGCCCTCGTCGAGAAGCTTCAATTCATTGTTTCATGGCTCTTTATGCCCATCTATTTTGTCAAAACAGGTTTGGTTACTGACATATTTTCTGTCAAACTGAAGAATTATTTGGTTCTGCAATCAATTATTCTCGTTGCTTGTTTTGGGAAATTCCTTGGAGCATTTATCTCTTCAATGTACAACCAAGTTTCCCTCCGAGATGCAATCTCAGTTGGCCTCGTATCCAACGTTCAAGGTGTTCTAGAGCTAGGCATGTTTAAAATGATGAAGCAAAATGAG GCAATAGCGGATGAAGCTTTTGTTGTGTTGTGCATATCCCTGCTTATTGCAACTGCAATCGTGACACCGATACTGAAGTCCCTGTATAATCCACATAAAAGATATGCAGCACACAAGAACAGGAATATCCAGCATATGAAGCCCCACTCTGAGCTTCGGGTGCTTACATGTATACATGATCAAGAAAATGTTCCTTCAACAATAAACTTGTTGGAAGCACTTCACCCGTCAAACCAAAGCCATATGGATATCGCGATGCTCCATTTAATAGAGATGGTTGGTCGTGCACATCCTCTTCTCATAAACCACAAACTCCCATTAATGATGGAGCATAGTAACGAGGCGTCAGCTTCAAAAAGAATCATCAATGCTTTTAAAGTGTTTGAGAAGAACTTCTATGAGACAGTAACCATGCATCCCTTTACAGCTATATCTCCTTATGTAATGATGCATGATGAAGTTTGTACAATGGCGCTTCAAAGGAGGGCATCTCTCGTAATGATTCCTTTCCACAAGAGGTTAACAAGTAGTACTACTTCTTCCGTGAATCAGAAGAGGGCATCGAAGATAGGGATTAAGACTATGAATGACAAGATCCTTCAGACAACACCTTGTTCAGTTGCAATAATTGTAGACAGGTCACTTGTCAACACATCAAGGCCAATACTAGACGCGTGGTCATTGTACCGTGTTGGTGTTCTTTTCTTGGGAGGACCAGATGATAGGGAAGCACTAGCTCTGGGAGAGCGTATGGCTGGAAAACAAAACATTAGCCTCACAATAGTGCGGTTAGTACTCCTTCATGAAAGTGGCAATCACAGCAATAATAGTAGCGATTACGAGAGAATACAGAAGATGATGGACAATGAAATGTTAAGTGAAGCAAGGAGGGATATGGCAGGTAATTATCGTGTCAAGTACGTGGAGAAGTTGATAAGAGATGGAACAGGTACAGCTGCTGTTATGCGATCCATGGAAGACGAATATGAACTAATCATTGTTGGTAGACGTCATGACTCACAATCTCCTCTATTACTTGGTCTAACTGATTGGGTTGAAGAGTCTGAATTAGGCCCTGTAGGAGACATGTTTGCTTTAGAAGATTCACAAAGTAATTCCACAATATTAGTTGTGCAACAACACAATGGAGGATGA